From a region of the Calliphora vicina chromosome 4, idCalVici1.1, whole genome shotgun sequence genome:
- the Cdc10 gene encoding cyclin-dependent kinase 10: MSEIRPADPQAPVTRKGFLISIKTGDPTEIKERDVHGRCRAVTEFEKLNRIGEGTYGIVYRARDTRSNEIVALKKVRMDQEKDGLPVSGLREITILKTCKHENIVNLVDVVVGKSLESIFLVMEYCEQDLASLLDNMSQPFSESEVKCIILQVLQGLKYMHSRYIIHRDLKVSNLLMTDKGCVKIADFGLARLFGLPSGPMTPQVVTLWYRSPELLLGSTTQTTAVDMWAVGCILGELLSHKPLLPGNTEIAQLELIIDLLGTPSEAIWPDLAKMPALQNFSLKQHPYNNLKVKFQYLSAAGLRLLNFMFMYDPKKRATAEECLHSSYFKEPPLPCDPKLMPTFPQHRNMQGSHNKLAVGSHLHSQSVPELPAISDLLGSLLKKRRAE; this comes from the exons atGAGTGAAATCAGACCAGCAGACCCTCAAGCGCCCGTAACCCGTAAAGGATTTCTCATATCTATAAAAACAGGTGACCCGACGGAAATAAAGGAAAGAGATGTG CACGGACGTTGTCGAGCAGTGacagaatttgaaaaattgaatCGCATTGGTGAAGGCACATATGGCATCGTTT atCGCGCCAGAGACACACGTTCCAATGAAATAGTGGCTTTAAAAAAGGTGCGTATGGATCAGGAAAAAGACGGTTTACCTGTAAGTGGTTTAAGAGAAATCACCATTTTGAAGACATGTAAACatgaaaatattgtcaatttagTCGATGTGGTGGTAGGCAAGAGTTTGGAAAG TATTTTCTTAGTTATGGAATATTGTGAACAAGATTTAGCTTCTCTCTTGGATAATATGTCTCAGCCATTCTCAGAATCGGAAGTAAAATGCATAATTTTACAGGTTTTGCAAGGTCTTAAATATATGCATTCCCGTTACATTATACATCGCGACTTGAAGGTATCGAATTTATTAATGACAGACAAGGGATGTGTTAAAATAG CTGATTTTGGTTTGGCACGCTTATTTGGCTTGCCATCAGGTCCTATGACTCCTCAGGTCGTTACATTATGGTATCGTTCGCCAGAACTTTTATTAGGCTCAACCACACAAACAACAGCCGTTGACATGTGGGCGGTTGGTTGTATATTGGGTGAACTGCTCTCACATAAACCTTTGCTACCCGGCAATACCGAAATAGCTCAACTTGAGCTGATCATCGACTTGTTGGGTACTCCCTCAGAAGCCATTTGGCCAGATTTAGCCAAAATGCCGGCTTTACAAAATTTCAGTTTAAAACAGCACCCTTACAACAATTTAAAAGTGAAATTCCAGTATCTATCGGCGGCAGGTTTGAGATTGCTTAATTTTATGTTCATGTATGATCCCAAGAAAAGAGCCACAGCTGAGGAGTGTTTACATAGCAGTTATTTCAAGGAACCACCATTGC catGCGATCCTAAATTGATGCCCACATTTCCACAACATCGTAACATGCAGGGTAGCCATAATAAATTGGCAGTTGGCAGTCATCTTCATAGTCAATCTGTGCCTGAATTACCCGCTATATCTGATTTATTAGGtagtttattgaaaaaaagaagagctgaataa
- the LOC135957936 gene encoding uncharacterized protein LOC135957936, translating into MSQEEEFSKWLRRKEKSFEENLKFAIKSWQSVEFTLTSKYEMVLQWLAEQEHLTNEQILEDDFKELLKLRAQPGLITQQVKADFVEWLLEQAQQKADNTKKWCNLLQFLVEFELLQDLYRMNYELQCRVYGMIFSSYEKYLLTVEQSDQQFLNTFESEFFASVLKALKETIKRCGDSELYEKAYTELTLQPLAQVLLVLRSFKVDFFEELLEIESLLCVEMEDTDIINRILKLALPVRLLSLECAIVKRRGVESFLNLLLNDVFKNFFENCDSDMDPSLSLTVAAYVMEMLGRHDVGLNVKVNEHQTAVKFLGVQIFEAVKMRKGSHLKEVLMLLCAALRLNPLILEQNVFEITAWMILAPKSGEKEEQELFEEYLVLLMDMFRRLSRAEKFVTNLLKALNEHLKSTNLSTSKKRKAKSDLETPQKKKKKLSENHTSEQMAQDFSKYLKILFQDFFKPTLTKTLNDSNLTATASFSKLQNFWPSNPVGLSFSKIITGLVSKPSLTIWKSLLFALKELIESLKSTNEINENSLFQIDFQAALLSQYFAGCKLAEQSEKFLLELQQQRAFTLEILKLFGQFLLEKEHQPRTMSAFLELAYFASNFDLLLSYYRPDGCNHETLHPVQAVENLHSFLTPEEWILIQQRVLNFGKSSCKHLLHRLKMQKSQAALLLLPSNKESLCLKSTDTEILNSLLITPQAKWYLHQLQRSEKVTIAQYFIGKPELLHLTFDDLELLEFVSLAAYENICKSLNSKHSLLKSLSCDFDKVRQCVEITASELLIKELIDIVISRSKEEYKVKKLSVEDIKISLDILSRLPLGQLRRQRKTIIFALHLCLYRDLKAAQEDELALQTLEIMKDLLHFGQQVLIFKYLPTSLLLKLLPAENCWELYEFLFSTVKNEEKGTEQFLQGLTDLLSKSQSSSGINEEQRKLLLAAIETLASLSGPSAKHMRKHLDALLKIFSDYLQNHFTETSDGTSKKDKKFVQKTLAGFGPYASAILTKAAKPKEPTKATEESKETEEFKLEVDEDFRRISKIYIGHSMDYRNPHAIRLMQVALNHRELLHLDQDEIEFVLTHYWSQINEDLKEKASTEQQKLCTKTIELAVKMIIGNKTNEDLLLVLKTIANNVEETNFSNILRLLTLIAKCPFSTIKGAIFNEQYKQITFDITLRLARDEQQHFNDYDLIVNLLNCHQAILDNKMIPISTDTMDSILSFLMDINIKKFRLSDTNLKVFHTLHLAITEVCSSLIKYRHILLMDRVPQYMHIFKDLLQAIVWYKSERQKDTALPSNEIDDLSELAMKLEALMHLIGQHRVGVKRVAPFVLTFIINLMVANKRPTTLYNKIKTHIENICYELVGICDHRVGRFILRCSNEAGRQLYELLVKDYQKYHKFKGKV; encoded by the exons ATGTCTCAGGAGGAAG aaTTTTCAAAATGGCTGAGACGCAAAGAAAAATCATTCGAGGAAAACCTTAAATTTGCCATAAAATCATGGCAGTCCGTGGAATTTACCCTGACGTCGAAATACGAAATGGTATTGCAATGGCTAGCTGAACAAGAACATTTAACTAATGAGCAAATACTAGAGGATGATTTTAAAGAGTTGCTTAAGCTACGCGCTCAACCAGGTTTGATAACGCAACAAGTTAAAGCAGATTTTGTGGAATGGTTATTGGAACAGGCCCAACAGAAAGCcgacaatacaaaaaaatggtgTAATTTACTGCAGTTTTTAGTGGAATTTGAGTTGTTACAAGATTTATACAGAATGAATTATGAACTACAATGTCGTGTGTATGGAATGATCTTCAGcagttatgaaaaatatttattgactgTGGAACAAAGTGATCAACAATTTCTAAATACATTTGAGTCGGAATTTTTTGCCTCTGTGCTCAAGGCTCTCAAAGAGACCATAAAACGCTGTGGCGATAGTGAGTTATATGAAAAAGCATACACCGAATTAACCTTGCAGCCCTTGGCACAAGTTTTGTTGGTGTTGCGTTCATTTAAAGTAGATTTTTTTGAAGAGCTTTTAGAAATCGAAAGCCTGTTGTGTGTCGAAATGGAGGATACAGACATAATAAACCGTATTTTGAAATTAGCCTTGCCAGTAAGACTATTAAGTCTCGAATGCGCTATAGTTAAGCGTAGAGGCGTGGAaagttttcttaatttattgctaaatgATGTCTTTAAGAATTTCTTCGAAAATTGTGACAGTGATATGGATCCATCTTTATCATTAACCGTGGCCGCTTATGTTATGGAGATGTTGGGACGTCATGATGTGGGtttaaatgttaaagttaacgAACATCAGACAGCTGTTAAATTTTTGGGTGTACAAATTTTTGAGGCtgtaaaaatgagaaaaggttCACACTTAAAGGAGGTGCTGATGTTACTGTGTGCTGCCTTGCGTTTGAATCCGTTAATATTGGAACAAAATGTTTTCGAAATTACAGCTTGGATGATTTTGGCCCCCAAATCGGGTGAGAAAGAGGAACAGGAGTTATTCGAAGAGTACTTGGTGTTGTTAATGGACATGTTTAGACGTTTGAGCAGAGCCGAAAAGTTTGTTACAAATCTCCTAAAGGCCTTGAATGAGCATTTAAAATCTACCAACCTAAGCACAAGCAAAAAACGTAAAGCTAAATCGGATTTGGAGACACcacagaagaagaaaaaaaagttgtcagAAAACCATACGTCAGAGCAAATGGCTCAAgacttttcaaaatatttaaagatattatttcaagattttttcaaACCCACCTTAACCAAAACATTAAATGATAGCAATCTAACTGCTACAgcttcattttcaaaattacaaaactttTGGCCCAGCAATCCTGTGGGTTTGTCGTTCTCTAAAATCATTACGGGTCTAGTCTCGAAACCATCTTTAACCATATGGAAATCTTTATTGTTTGCCTTAAAAGAACTTATCGAATCTTTGAAAAGCACCaacgaaataaatgaaaattctttatttcaaaTAGATTTTCAGGCGGCTCTATTGTCACAGTACTTTGCTGGCTGTAAACTGGCCGAACAATCTgagaaatttttgttggaacTGCAACAGCAAAGAGCGTTTACTTTAgagatattgaaattatttggacaatttttattggaaaaagaGCATCAGCCACGTACTATGAGCGCATTTTTAGAGTTGGCTTACTTTGCCTCAAACTTTGATTTGCTTCTATCCTACTATCGTCCTGATGGCTGTAACCATGAGACTCTCCATCCTGTGCAGGCGGTCGAAAATCTCCATAGCTTTCTTACGCCCGAAGAATGGATCTTAATACAGCAACGTGTTTTGAATTTTGGCAAATCCTCCTGTAAACATTTGTTACATCGtcttaaaatgcaaaaatcccAGGCAGCTCTTTTACTGTTGCCATCAAACAAAGAAAGTTTGTGTTTAAAATCCACCGATACGGAAATCTTAAATTCCCTTTTAATTACCCCTCAGGCCAAATGGTATTTACATCAACTTCAAAGATCGGAAAAAGTAACCattgctcaatattttattggcAAACCTGAACTTTTACACCTAACCTTTGATGATTTGGaacttttagaatttgtttCTTTGGCTGCTTATGAAAACATTTGCAAATCCTTAAACTCTAAGCACTCGCTGCTGAAATCGTTGTCATGTGACTTTGACAAGGTACGTCAATGTGTTGAGATAACAGCCAGTGAATTATTAATTAAGGAATTGATTGATATCGTTATCAGTCGTTCGAAAGAAGaatataaagttaaaaaacTGTCGGTGGAGGATATCAAAATAAGTTTGGACATATTGTCTCGCTTGCCGTTGGGACAATTGAGACGCCAGCGTAAAACTATAATATTTGCTTTGCATTTGTGTTTATATCGTGATTTGAAGGCGGCACAAGAGGATGAATTAGCTCTGCAGACTTTAGAGATTATGAAGG ATCTTTTGCATTTTGGTCAACAAGTGTTAATCTTTAAATACTTGCCAACATCGTTATTGCTCAAACTATTACCCGCTGAAAATTGCTGGGAACTCTATGAGTTCCTCTTTTCCACCgttaaaaatgaagaaaaaggaACAGAACAATTTTTACAAGGTTTAACTGATCTACTCAGTAAATCGCAGTCATCTTCGGGTATAAATGAAGAACAACGTAAACTACTGTTGGCGGCTATAGAAACGCTAGCTTCACTTAGCGGACCAAGTGCAAAACACATGCGCAAACACTTGGATGCCTTGTTGAAAATCTTTTCTGACTATCTACAAAATCATTTTACGGAGACCAGCGATGGCACCTCTAAAAAAGACAAGAAATTTGTGCAGAAAACTTTGGCCGGTTTTGGGCCCTATGCTTCGGCTATTTTAACAAAAGCAGCCAAGCCAAAGGAACCCACCAAAGCCACGGAGGAATCTAAGGAAACCGAAGAGTTTAAGCTTGAGGTGGATGAAGATTTCAGACGTATTAGCAAAATTTATATAGGACATTCG ATGGATTACCGCAATCCTCATGCTATACGTTTAATGCAAGTGGCTTTAAATCATCGTGAATTGTTGCATTTAGATCAAGATGAAATAGAGTTTGTTTTAACCCACTACTGGTCCCAAATTAATGAGGATCTAAAAGAAAAAGCCTCAACAGAGCAACAAAAACTTTGCACTAAAACCATAGAATTAGCGGTAAAAATGATAATTGGCAATAAAACCAATGAGGATTTATTGCTGGTACTTAAAACTATAGCCAACAATGTAGAGGAAACTAATTTCTCCAACATCTTAAGACTATTGACTTTAATAGCCAAATGTCCATTTAGTACTATAAAAGGAGCa ATTTTCAATgaacaatataaacaaattacgttTGATATCACCTTACGCTTGGCCAGAGATGAGCAACAGCATTTTAATGATTATGATTTAATagtaaatcttttaaattgtcATCAAGCTATTCTTGATAATAAAATG ATTCCTATTTCAACCGATACCATGGATAGTATTTTATCATTTCTGATGGATATTAACATTAAAAAGTTCCGCCTAAGCGATACAAATCTCAAAGTTTTTCACACTCTTCACCTGGCCATAACCGAAGTTTGCTCGTCTCTTATAAAATATCGTCATATTTTACTGATGGATCGTGTTCCCCAGTACATGCACATCTTTAAAGATCTTTTACAGGCAATTGTGTGGTATAAGAGTGAGCGCCAAAAGGACACAGCTTTGCCCTCAAACGAAATAGATGATTTGTCGGAATTGGCTATGAAACTGGAAGCTTTAATGCATTTAATTGGTCAACATAGAGTGGGTGTTAAAAGGGTGGCACCATTTGTTTTGACATTCATTATTAATTTGATGGTGGCTAATAAAAGACCTACTACTTTATACAATAAG atCAAAACTCATATTGAGAATATTTGCTATGAATTGGTGGGTATTTGTGATCACCGTGTGGGTAGATTTATTTTACGTTGTTCCAATGAAGCTGGTCGTCAATTGTATGAACTCTTAGTTAAGGATtatcaaaaatatcataaattcaAGGGCAAAGTGTAA
- the LOC135957714 gene encoding apoptosis regulatory protein Siva-like, protein MSTQEFNTNSYKLLKNQVEMQRVSLKRMRSEESPYTLQTKMHVNEKIVDSHDENKMKAIHAKTTKLLFQAARSINNNNNIQSMNNKNTPLSRLVVLFGNGQIETAKGAEDMEEEFLWVRRKAKCCDRDTYVQSDCINCQKPLCEECGFSCSECGEFICNACVTIFGSGDADHPICEKCSLFA, encoded by the exons ATGTCTACACaagaatttaatacaaattcctATAAGCTTTTAAAGAATCAAGTCGAAATGCAGAGAGTTAGCCTTAAAAGAATGCGTTCCGAGGAATCGCCATACACTTTGCAGACCAAAATGCATGTTAATGAAAAAATCGTAGATTCTCAcgatgaaaataaaatgaaagcaATACATG CCAAAACCACAAAGCTGTTATTCCAAGCGGCTCGCTccattaacaataataataatatacaaTCCATGAACAATAAAAATACTCCACTATCAAGATTGGTGGTGTTGTTTGGCAATGGCCAGATTGAAACGGCCAAAGGTGCCGAAGATATGGAGGAGGAATTTCTGTGGGTACGTCGCAAAGCTAAGTGTTGTGACCGCGACACATATGTACAAAGTGATTGCATTAATTGTCAAAAGCCATTGTGTGAGGAGTGCGGCTTTTCTTGCTCGGAGTGTGGAGAATTTATATGTAATGCTTGTGTTACTATATT tGGTTCCGGTGATGCTGACCATCCCATTTGTGAAAAGTGTTCCCTATTTGCATAA